The following DNA comes from Corallococcus exiguus.
AGCACGCTATACGCGAGCATATTTCTTGAGTCTCATGTCATCGAACATGGTAAGAGCTTGGAAGACTTGTCAGCCGACCTTGAGCGTCGCACAATCCATGGCATTCCGCCGGGTTTCAAGGACAAGGCGAAGCCGGACGGTGGGATTGGCGATGTGGCCATCTGGCATACAATCCTGAAGTTGGGAAGTGATAGGAAACGTGATGTCATCTTCGTGTCCAACGATGCCAAGCCTGATTGGATGGTCAGAGGGGGGGACGAAGGACTGTTTCCGAAATTTGAATTGATTGCAGAATTCCATCGTACGACAGGACATCGCTTCTGGATACTTCCGTTCGATCGGTTCCTTGAGTTGCTTGGTGCTGCGCCAGGAACTGTAGTTGAGGTCGCGTCCACCACGGATGTCCCGAGCACGTCTTTCGCAACTAAGATAGCCAGTGACTTCCTCGCGGCGATTGCGAATGTAGAAACACTAGACCTGGATGCCGTATTTCACCGACTCCATGGTTCAATTATGGCCTTTCTCGGACCTGATGAGTCCGATGAAGACGCAGAGTATGAGTATATACATGACCAGCGTTTCAGTGCACTTGTGAAGCGATTCGGGGAGCTTCTATCTGTGTACTTGACGCAAAATGATCTAAAATTTGGACAGCCCAAAACCCTCAAGAGGGTTCTGGCATTGCTGATTCGTATGGATGAATTGAATAGAGAAATCGCCTATCACGCTGCGCGCATGAAGAGGAGTACAACTGAACAGCAGCGTGAACTGCGCGAACTAGCCGAAGAATTCATTGAGCTCCATATGAAGATTACAACTGGGCTTCACTTTTAGACGTCTATACTGGAGGAGCACATTGGGAGTACATGGCGGGCCTTGTTCAATGCTCCGTCTTCGACCCGGCCGGGAATGTGACGCTCCTGTGAGTGACGGTGCGCGGCCCCTACCTCCCACAGCTTGAGGGTACAGGGGCAGCCGAGTTGCGCGCGCTCCCCTTGATGCCCACCACTTTGCCACCGGGTAAGCTCCACTTCTTCCCCGTGGAGTCTACCGGCGACGCCCCCGCCAGCCCCCGGTGTCAGGGAAGTTGTCGCCTCGGATAACGTGCCGAGCTAGCGACGCACTGGGGGTGAGAGCAGGCAGGACGAGGTGCCGTGCACGGATGGGTTCAAGGCTCAGCTGGTGAAGCCGATGGTGGGCTCGGCTTCGGTGAGTGCCGCAGCCTTGCCCCGCCACGCGGTAGTCTCGCAGTTGACGCTGTCGCAGTGGCTGCGCGAAGCAGATGGAGTGGCGGCCATAACGCCTCGCCTTCAGAAAAGAGGCCTGCGCCGAAGAAGTGGACGCCAAGGGAGAGGCTGCGCGTGCTGGCGGCGGCACAGGGCATGAGCAGCGAGGAACCGTGAGCGGTGCTACAGCGCGAGGCGTTTTCCGGGCTGTCCCCACGCCTGATGAAATTCACGCATCCTCTGTTGGAGTTTCGTCCGGGCTGCGCGTCTCGGCGACGGGAGGAGTGATGCCACCTTCGTCGTCCGGTACCTCCAAATCCCAGAGCCTGTCACCTGCCTCTACGAGCGCCCGCTGAACCTCCCTCACCGCGTCTTCACCCGTGTATGGCCCCAACTGCGCCAGCCGCGCACGTAAGAGGCCCTCCAACTCCGATGCCGTGGCGAAGCGCTCCGAGGGCTCGGGCTTCAGCAGCATGTGGAGGATGTCGCGCAGGGGCACAGACAGCCCTTCCGCCGCGTGCTCCACGTCCACGGAGCGGTAGGACATGGAACACCGGATGAGGTCCTCCGCGAAGGGAGGCAGCGTCAGCCCCAGGGAGGCAACGGACGCCGCCAGCACCTTCTCCCGCTCCACCCGCGACAGCCGCGCCTCCACCCCTTCCGCGAGCAGGTGGCCCGGGTCGTAGAGGTGTCGGCCGGTGGCGAACTCCAGCAGCGTCAGCCCCAGGGAGAAGAGGTCCGCCCGCGCGTCCACCTCGTCGCCCAGCAATGCCTCGGGCGCAGCATAGAGGACTTCGCCTTGGGGCCTGGGGAAGGACGTCGCCACGCGTCCCGTCAGCCGGGAGAGGGCCACGCCGAAGTCCGTCATGCGCACCTCGCCGCGTGGCCCCAGGCGGATACGGCCCGGGTTGACGTCGCGGTTGACGATGCCCAGCGGCGTGCCCGCTTCATCCGTGCGCGTATGCGCATAATCCAGCACTGCCGCCACCTCCGCACCCACGTAGAGGACGAAGGACTCGGAGAAGTAACGCCCGCAAACTTGGGCCACCGACAGCAACGTGTTGAGGGACAAGCCCTCCAGTTTCTCCATCACCACGCACAGCCCATGTGGCATCTCGACAAGACAATGGACGCGCGCGATGCGCGGGTGCTGAAGGTAGCGCGCGAGCTGCACCTCCTCCTCCAACCGTATCCGCGTGCGCTGGAAGCCTTCGGGCGGCTCTTCGCCTTGCGGCAGCGGGATGCACTTGAGCACCACGCAATCACCCAGCCCTTGGGGCGTTCTGACGAAGGCGAGCAGAACGCGCTCTCCGAGCCGCCCTACTCCCAGGTCCCGGAAGAATTCGTAGGAGGTATCCCCCTGCGTGAAGAGCACGACACCGCTGGAGAGCGGCGGATCAGATGGGTGGGCCATGCGGATACCCCCTTGCGATCGCGCGATAGGAGTTCGCGCGAAGGAATGTGCAAGGTAGGGCTCGCACCGCCCAAGGGGAACGACGCGGCGGGTTCAACGTTTTCCGAAATCCCTCACACTCTGGGTGAGAAGGACCGGGCCTGAATCGTAAACAGGCGTTACGTCGGGCAGACGCCTCAACGCCAACGTTCGACGGCGATGCCGGCCAAATTACGGCGGGTCACGATCTCGCCCGGCTTGGACTCTTCTTCGAGAGTGGGCCAACCGGACTCATTCCGATCTCCCAATTCGATGCAGACCGGCACCCTCTGGCCATTCGGAAGTCGGGCTTCGGTGTAGCGAGCTAACAGCCGGTCCTTGTTCCCCGTCCACAGGTAGCCGGAAAGCAGCGTGCCCTTGGGGAGTGCGGTCACTTCGTCGGTATACACCTCGCCCGTCACAGGCCCCTCGCGGTAGACCCCAAAGTCCCCCATGCCCTTCTGCCGCGCGTCCACCCAGAAGGGGACAGTGGCCTCCCTCTCCATCGCCAGACCGCCGTCCTTCTTCCTGTTGAACATCGCCCGGCGTGCGGCCTCGGGACATTCCGCAGGCTCGGGCCGAACCTGGGCTCCCGGGCACCCCAACTGGAGGGCGGCTGCGGCCGTCAGGCCCGCGCACGTCTTGAGGAAGCCACCCCATTGCACCGAGGGCCAGCCCTGAGAGACGGCCAAAGGCCTCGGTTTCCCGGCGGAGGGAGCGGGCGGAGACGACATAGGA
Coding sequences within:
- a CDS encoding PIN-like domain-containing protein, translated to MAEKDSKYDPLVIEKVFPAPAALLVDKQPAVNVMAKECLFVLDANTLLAPFLIGKESLKDVKKVFASLVSQDRLFLPAQAVREYAKHRASKIADIYTHIQQKLSSLPSNPQPLAIPMFEDVPAYTAVGEGADKVRSAVKEYKSKLQELLSQVRNWHGDDPVSTLYASIFLESHVIEHGKSLEDLSADLERRTIHGIPPGFKDKAKPDGGIGDVAIWHTILKLGSDRKRDVIFVSNDAKPDWMVRGGDEGLFPKFELIAEFHRTTGHRFWILPFDRFLELLGAAPGTVVEVASTTDVPSTSFATKIASDFLAAIANVETLDLDAVFHRLHGSIMAFLGPDESDEDAEYEYIHDQRFSALVKRFGELLSVYLTQNDLKFGQPKTLKRVLALLIRMDELNREIAYHAARMKRSTTEQQRELRELAEEFIELHMKITTGLHF
- a CDS encoding serine/threonine protein kinase, with translation MAHPSDPPLSSGVVLFTQGDTSYEFFRDLGVGRLGERVLLAFVRTPQGLGDCVVLKCIPLPQGEEPPEGFQRTRIRLEEEVQLARYLQHPRIARVHCLVEMPHGLCVVMEKLEGLSLNTLLSVAQVCGRYFSESFVLYVGAEVAAVLDYAHTRTDEAGTPLGIVNRDVNPGRIRLGPRGEVRMTDFGVALSRLTGRVATSFPRPQGEVLYAAPEALLGDEVDARADLFSLGLTLLEFATGRHLYDPGHLLAEGVEARLSRVEREKVLAASVASLGLTLPPFAEDLIRCSMSYRSVDVEHAAEGLSVPLRDILHMLLKPEPSERFATASELEGLLRARLAQLGPYTGEDAVREVQRALVEAGDRLWDLEVPDDEGGITPPVAETRSPDETPTEDA